One segment of Eschrichtius robustus isolate mEscRob2 chromosome 3, mEscRob2.pri, whole genome shotgun sequence DNA contains the following:
- the CDC42SE1 gene encoding CDC42 small effector protein 1 yields the protein MSEFWHKLGCCVVEKPQPKKKRRRIDRTMIGEPMNFVHLTHIGSGEMGAGDGLGMTGAVQEQMRSKGNRDRPWSNSRGL from the exons ATGAGTGAATTTTGGCACAAACTGGGCTGCTGTGTGGTAGAGAAACCCCAGCCG aagaagaagaggagacgGATTGACCGGACCATGATTGGGGAACCAATGAATTTTGTCCACCTGACTCACATTGGCTCTGGGGAGATGGGTGCCGGAGATGGACTTGGCATG ACAGGTGCAGTTCAGGAGCAGATGAGATCCAAGGGAAACCGAGACAGACCGTGGAGCAATTCTAGGGGCTTGTAG